The Gavia stellata isolate bGavSte3 chromosome 1, bGavSte3.hap2, whole genome shotgun sequence DNA segment tttcccctactTACAattatgtttgtttaaaaaaccaaagctTTTACAATATCAGACCGACTATTGGCTTTTCTAATAAACTTGGTAAGTACACTCCCTGTACATCCTGTTTCTCTTAAGCATTTAGCAGTTGTTCTTACACGCAAGGTAATGTCTCTGAAATAATTCAACTggtttgtattttgttgttttagtgtggtttttttgtttgtttgggtttttgttgttgttttttggttttttttttttttttttttttttacaaagtaGGTAtagctttttgtatttcattggGTTGTTCATTCTGTTTTAGCTGCAACGTCTAACATGCTCCAGAACATATTCAGGAAAGTGCAAACTGCAGACTTGTAAGCCATCCAGTTTGCACGGCATTCTTGGATATTCatcttctttccatttgttttcctctggatCAAAGGTGAGAATTGAATCACTGTAATGACCATTGTAACAAAGGCCTCCAAGAACCATTATCTGTTTATCCAGAACAGCTACACCATGACCACTCCTACCAATTGGCATAGAAGCCAATATAGTCCATTGATCAGTATCTGGGTCATAAACCTCTGTAGAAGGACATCCTTGAGATTCAAAGGAGGCCCTCAGGATCACACAGACACCACCAAAGACATAAAGCTTACCATTATAAGAAATCATTTTGTGAAAGCATCTTGCAtaattcattttgcatttgttctcCCAACAGTTAGTGACCACTTGAGTTCTCCTTGTTCGCTGCTCTACTGTCCCTTCTTTACTGGGATCAAACACACACACTTGCTTAGAAGTTGAAGATGATGTAATTCCACCAGTGATATACAACTTGTTACCAAGCACAGTCCCTTCATGTCCATATTTATTGACTGGATAGGGATCCACAAATTCCCATTTATCTTCAGTAATATCATACCGTTCAGTCGAGTAAAACGTTTCATCCCTGGTTCTCCCAGCCACTGCATAAACATACCTCCCAATAACTCCAACAGCAAACTCAGAACGTGGAACAGACATGTCTGCCATTCGCAACCAAGTGTTCTGTCTTGGGTCATATCTAAACACCTTGGATGAAGCATGAAACTCACCATCTGGCCCCAGTTCTTCCCCACCTAATAGGAACACAAAGTTATTCACAATGGCAAGGCAGTCTGGTCGTAAAGGTACTTGAGGACCCTCTAGTTCCCACCAGACCCGTGGTTTGTGCAAGAGAAGAATTTTACTGTTTACCATACTGTGTCCTATCATTCCTCTAAATACTGCAGTCTGGGGTTTGGCAGAACGAATTTTGTTCGATTTCATTTCCATCAAAGGCTGTTGGTGAACACTATGAAAGTAATTCATGGCTTGGTCAACCTCATGTCGCAGCTGCCGGGAGTATCGATAAAACTCTGATGTTTTTACCTATGAATACatttaaaagatattaaaattcTGACCAAGAGAAACAATCCAGAAAACCTAAATGACTACGTGTCATTAGAAGATTACTTAACTTTGTTTCATTCAGGCAATCCTGAGAGCAATTGCATTTGTGCATGGAGGCTTAAACTAATGCACTGTTATCCAAAATCCAGAAGGCAATTTAGTGATTAACAGCAGTGACTAACATTTTCAGCAGAATACTCACATGCAGAATTTAAGCCAGAATTAGGCACAACTGAAATCCCCAAGTCTAAAAATCATTATTccttctcccccaaaaaaagcctCTGTTCATCTTCTGGTTAATCCATGAAGCacctaaattaaaaatgcactgttttcctggttttgaaaaatgttctaTACGCCCATTCTGTGTTTAGCAAGGTCTAACCTAGTCTAATTTCTGATGAATTCTCATAACCAAGCCCAAGCAGGTATTCCCAAATGCCAGGCTCTGCTCACAGGCCTATTTAATTGGGTTGGGAAGGGAAGGTACCCAAACCCCTTCCTTCAGAACACGTGATTGCACTAACCACTCGTCATGACAGTTACCTTATGGTTTCCCCTCTGTGAATCTCCACATGTTAACAAATGCCTTTAACACAAGAGGAAGACATCTTAACCTACAATCCTTCGGTTGTGCATTTATTTGGTAAATTGCAGAGGCAGGTTTGAACTTACACTTCCCATGTAAGAGTCACAACCTTTGAATTACCACACCATAGTGAAGTACTCCTTCTCGGTGCCATCTCAATTTGAAAAGAGCTATCCCTGCTCAGTTTTACGAGTTGGGGGCAGGGAGAAGATTGTAAGAATTCACCTTTCCAGGACCCTTCCTACTATCTAAGCCAATTTAAGTTCCTGAGACAATTCCAAAACACATTCCTGTCTTGAACATTTCAACTAATCTAGCTCCAGGCAGCCCTCACATCACTGTGTGATTCTCTTCAAAGAGACTTCACTCTTCCTATACAGTCTGGTCTAATACAGCATTCTGAATTACActtgtaaaacaaataaaaacccaCTAGGTGTTGCCAAATCCACAAATCCTCTATTAGATTTGATCCTAAGACCCAGTTTCTTTCACATAAAACTGGATTGCTTTCAAACACTCCAAATGCCTTTAGTTCCCACTAGCTCCAAAAAGAGAAGTAATGCTCTGATAAAAAGCAAGGCCACTCTGAAGTTTCAAAGCGACTACCAGATAACACCAGAAGATACTATTTTTCAGTATCTGTTCCCCCACCTCCTCCTATTCCCTGTCCCAAGGGACAAAAGTCTGTACCACCACTTATCTAAGGAGTGGTGGTATGAGTTTTCATGTATATGAAAAGCAATTTGGAAACGAATGTTCTTTATACCTTGTGAATAAAGTAGTTGTTTTTTCTATGAACATGTACTATTAAAATTTTGTTAGCTTTCTGTTAatcatttctcttccttgtaTAGTAATTAAGACATTCTGCTGTcagataaacattttaaaaaaaaatctttcaaactgTTATTATTGGACATGATTTGCACAGATTTTGACATTGTTTTACAGACCAGATTTTCAAAAACCCCTGAATACTAACCTACCGCTGTAAAGCGCTGTATAGGTCAAGAGTTATAGAGTGAtttgatgtttttatttacactttttctttcccccacttTATTTTGACAAATTCAACTTATCTTTGCTTGGAAAAAGAGGATGGTCACATGCAGATTGCATATATTATTCTCAGGGCAATATTTGACTTCTACAGTTTTTACCAGGGTTGACTatggaacaaaaataaaacacccaCATTAAGCCTAACTCTCCTGGGGAATAACAGATCTATTTTCTTATCTCAAATAAAGAATTTATCATACAAACACAGGAGATCTGCTCATATGGCATTTGTTAGAATAAGCCATATACCTTGCCTGACTGAAAAGATTGAACATAAATTCCAGAAAATATGCTGAGGGAAGGGTGGTGGGGAGAaccacagcacagaaaaatggtaaaatatAGAAAGCCTTAAGggttacaaaaaaattaaacaggaagttaaaataacaaagaattGTTACTTTATCCTTAAAAGTAACTTTCAAATTGTAAAACAGCAGGACTATTTCACGCATTCCCAAACTGGAGGTATCACTTTTGGAattaaacaaaaagagaaattatttttgttccaCCTATATACATTTCAAGTTTTCTTGGATGATTATGGAAGACAACAGGATCAACATGCTTACAATGTGTAGCGTGCCAGCAAAGCCTggcagagatggaaaatgttttttctttccccctcaaCATTTACAACTCTGTCTTTAGATCTAGAAATTGAAATGCCAGCCAGAAACTAGAATTAAAATAAGCCTCATATATCCTCACCACTCTACTCCTTCACATAGCCTAAATCTCACCCCATGAGAGCATGCAAAAGGAAACAAGGAATATCTGTAATTCCAGAGACAGAATATCAAGACCAGGGAATGAATCTATTAGTACTTTAATTTACTACTACTTATCTTGACAAAGGCACTAATACCAAAGCAAAGCCTCAATCTCTTACCTTAAATCAGAAAGACATCAAGAAGCAAACGCAACTACCAGTTATAAACAACTCTTTCAGACTGAAGCTCGTAGGGAAGCTATCTACAAGCACCATCTTGAAGACATGAACGTGAAAATATATAAGCACTAGCAATTCTTacaatattcagaaaaaaacccctacaaaaCGAAACAGAGTGATAGACTATGTAAATTCTGGTAAGAAAAGGTAGTTGGAGGCTTCCTAGACTTTTCAGTTGAGGAAAAATATCGGTGTTTGTAGCATACCACCTTTCATCAGCACAACCTCTGCCATACAGGAGCGGCACCTCTCCTGAGGCTCAAATGATGGTCTAAGATGAACATTACGATATGCCTATATGAAAGTACAGGCTGCTCATGCTTGcttaatgcaaatgaaaacaaagcaaatgtaGGTCAGTTTGCCCACCTTCACATTCATATGCTGTCTATGTGAAATCTTCCAGAATTATTTGGAAGTCCTATTCAGCCCATAGTAAGGAAAACCCTCCAAACACCTATACTTCTTAATAATTTTACAATACTTTTAATTACTTGTGTGTATAATCAAAGAAGAGAACCATTAAAATTTAGGTGTTTAGGTATTAAAATACAACTGTTAAGTTGTGCATATATTTTAGTTTTAGTAGATTGAAGAACATGGTCTTCAGCAAGCCTTTTGGGGGAATTGCTGTCTGACACCCAAAATACACTGAAGGA contains these protein-coding regions:
- the KLHL15 gene encoding kelch-like protein 15, with amino-acid sequence MAGDVEGFSSSIHDTSVSAGFRALYEEGLLLDVTLVIEDHQFQAHKALLATQSDYFRIMFTADMRERDQDKIHLKGLTATGFSHVLQFMYYGTIELSMNTVHEILQAAMYVQLIEVVKFCCSFLLAKICLENCAEIMRLLDDFGVNIEGVREKLDSFLLENFVPLMSRPDFLSYLSFEKLMSYLDNDHLSRFPEIELYEAVQAWLRHDRRRWRHTDTIIQNIRFCLMTPSSVFEKVKTSEFYRYSRQLRHEVDQAMNYFHSVHQQPLMEMKSNKIRSAKPQTAVFRGMIGHSMVNSKILLLHKPRVWWELEGPQVPLRPDCLAIVNNFVFLLGGEELGPDGEFHASSKVFRYDPRQNTWLRMADMSVPRSEFAVGVIGRYVYAVAGRTRDETFYSTERYDITEDKWEFVDPYPVNKYGHEGTVLGNKLYITGGITSSSTSKQVCVFDPSKEGTVEQRTRRTQVVTNCWENKCKMNYARCFHKMISYNGKLYVFGGVCVILRASFESQGCPSTEVYDPDTDQWTILASMPIGRSGHGVAVLDKQIMVLGGLCYNGHYSDSILTFDPEENKWKEDEYPRMPCKLDGLQVCSLHFPEYVLEHVRRCS